Within the BD1-7 clade bacterium genome, the region ACCGCAAGCACGGCATCTTAAATCACTACGTATGTGAAGGTTTGTGCTGGAGCAACCGTTCCAGCAAACTTTTCTGCCGCTCGCGGTCTAAATATCTCCTTATACCGACAAAGCTTCCGGTAAACGTGCATATGCACTCAATCTGCACTGACTGGTCAACAAAAACCGCGGTACCGTTGATCTCTAGATGCCGGAGCTGCGTAGAACCAACCGTCAGAACAAATAGGAGAGTATCTACGATGACCGACCAAGCGTCACAACAAGCTATAGAAAGTCGCCGCATTGCCGACGAAATATACGGCAAGATTGTCGAACTACAGCCCAAAATGCGTGAGCGTGCTCAGCAGACCAAACGCGATCGTAAAGTTCCTGATGCGACCATCAATGAGCTGAAAGACACCGGGTTTTTTCTTGCCCTTCAACCCAAGGTATACGGTGGCTACGAAATGCTGCCGCAAGACTTTTTCCGCCTGCACTTGGCGATCTCAGAAGCCTGTATGTCAACCGCTTGGGCCAGCGGCATTATTGCAGTGCATGCGTTCCAAATCGCACTGATGGCGAAAAAAGCCCAAGAAGACGTATGGAGCACAGACATTCATACCCGTGTCTCATCTTCTTATGCTCCTGTCGGTAAAGTTGAGATTGTCGATGGCGGCTTCAAGCTATCGGGTCGCTGGGGCTGGTCTTCAGGTTGCCAACACTGCACTTGGGCTCTGCTTGGTGCCATCGTACCCGGCGAAGGATACCGAACATTTCTGGTTCCGATTGAAGACTACGAAATTATCGACACTTGGAAGTCGATGGGCCTAGAAGGCACCGGCAGCAATGATATTGTGGTCGAAAATGCATTTGTACCCGATCATCGTACCCACAAACAATTAGACGGTTTTAACCTGACTAACCCGGGCACAGCCGTGAATACATCCTCGCTGTATCAAATCCCTTGGGCTCAAGTATTTGTTCGCGTTGTTTGCACACCCGCCATTGGGGCGTGCAAAGATGCACTGCGTTTATATACCGAAACGGCGCAGAAGAAAGCCAGCATGGATCCATCCAAACACGCTAGTGATCCATCAACACTCGAACGTATCTCAACGGCTGAAAACACGATCGATGAGATGGAATGCATTATGATGCGTAACTTCGATTCGATGATGCATGCCATCAACAATGGCAAGGATATTGGCATTCAAAACCGAGCCAAGTACCGGTATCAAGCATCACTGGTCATCGACAAAAGCATGGAGGTTATCGACAGTTTGTTTTCCATGGCCGGAGGCTCATCAGTCTTCCTCGGAGCAGATATCCAGCAGCGCTTTTTGGATATTCACACCGCCCGAGCACATGTTGCCAATAACCCGACGAACTTTGCTCGTAACCTCGGTAGCCTGCACCTTGGCTTGGAAAACCAAGACTTTTTCATCTGATATGATGCAGCAAGCGCCGGCAAATGCCGGCGTTTTACCAACGCTTTTTCCCTCGCCTTCTCTCCTTCTTCTACCTGCTATCACTCGCACACCGTCTCGTACACCCGCGATCAAACCTTTAGCTTTCCAACGTGTCAATTGCTCCACAGGCGCTGAACAAATTTGATCCCGCTACCCCTCACGCTATCAACGCAGACACGGTCTCATTGCGAACTAAACTCAAGAAACCAACACCGCATTTAACTCACCACCGATTAACGGGTACGAATTATGAAAGATCATATCTACAAAGTTATTGAAGTAGTTGGCTCATCAACGAACAGCTCGGACGAAGCGATTCAAAATGCCATTCACACCGCATCAAAATCGCTGGATCACTTGGACTGGTTTGAAGTCGCAGAAACACGTGGGCACATAGTCGAAGGCCTTGTGGCCCACTGGCAGGTGAGAATAAGAATTGGTTTTCGCCTCGAAAACAACGATTGACCCAACATCGATAAGCCATATAAGCGGTAGGTGACTGCACCTACCCTTATCGAATTTTGTGTTGTTTATCAGGGTTGAAGTAGGAATGTTTGGCGCGATTGGAATGATTCCGGTGACGTCTGTGCCCAAGATAAGCCCCCCAGTATTGTGCTAACCGATAGCTCAATATCTGGTAAAGGTTATTGTGTAAACAGCGCCCCTGGAAGGCGTTTCGAATATCTTGAACAACACTACTGGAGTAGTAGCGAGCAAAATCGACCAACGTAAAATGAATGCTGGGCATGATAGTTTCAAGTGCATAGGCTTCACGCGCATAACGCGTGAGGCACTCTTCAAAATCCGGCTGGTCCACTCGGTAAATCGCGGCTTCAGCCACGTAAGCCACCTTTTCTCGACGCTCAAGTAGCTCCTTCGCTAGGCGGATATCCTCCAACGCCTCAAGGCTGTCGTCAAACCGGTACTCCTTCCAGGCGCTGCGCTTCAACGCAGCGTTGGCGTTGTTACAAAAGCAACCCGACTGGGGAATCTCCGATTCTGCAGGAAAGTACTGCATCAGATGCTGTATTTGTGAGTACTCGGATTGTTTCGAACCTAACTGCCGGCCGTAACTATAGACAGCAGTGCCATCAACCAACGGATCGATCAAGCGCTGCAACCAGTGCTCAGATGAAGGAATACAGTGGCTACTCAGAAATACCAAAAGATCGCCAGTGGCCTCATTGCACGCGAGGTTAAGCGCCCGGCCACCTTGTAAACGGCATTGACGAATTTCATAGACGCGCGCGCCATATTGCTCAGCGGTTTTAGCAACGTCAGCACAGCTGCCATTGCCGACAACCAGCGTTTCGATGTCGTGATCGGCGAGTGCCTGATACGACAATGCTTCTAATACATCGCCCAAATACGGCGAGTCACCAAAAGTGCGAATAACAATGCTGATCTTCACGACGAATATGCTCCTTGCCCTGGGGTATGCTGACTTGCTGTGCCTAGCAAGCGAAAGAACCGGGTGATGTCCTAGGGTAACGAGAAGTATAGATCAACCCTCGCCAAACCTCCGCCAGGGAACAACCACTTACGCGATAGGCGCTCAGAATGAGCGCTTGAAGAGCATTTCAACACCAGATATGAATGGATTTCAAGAGAGGCCTGCACCTCATCGAGGTGCAATCAGTAGCAGCGCCATCAACAAACGGCAGAGCACTGAAAAGACTCTGCAGACCGACTCAATGGCGCATGCGCCGACAGTCAACTTAGTCAGCGAAATCTGCCCAGATAGGTGCATGATCGGAGGGTTTTTCCATGCCACGAATGTCGTAACTAATGCCTACGTCTGAACAAGCTGCGAGCAATTCAGGAGTCACCAGGATGTGATCTATGCGAAGGCCACGTTTAGGCTCATCATTGAACCCGCGAGATCGGTAATCAAACCAAGAAAACCGCGTATTGTCTTCAGGAAAATGTTGACGATAGGTATCCGCTAAGTTTTGATCAAGTAATGCCCCATACCATTCACGCTCTTCAGGCAGAAAGGAACACTTACCTTGCTGTAACCAACGCTTTCGATTGGGTTCACCGATGCCAATATCGATGTCTTCGGGTGATATATTCATATCACCCATGACCACGATATGTTCTGCATCGGCTAAATCTTCACTCAAATAGCGATTGAGATCCGCATAAAACGTTTCTTTTGCCGGAAATTTCGTCTCATGCTTACGGTTTTCACCTTGGGGAAAGTAACCATTGATCACATCAACGGTTCGCCCACCGAGGATATAACGCGCATGAATCATTCGCTTCTGTGCGTCATCATCTGCCCACGGGTAGCCTTTTTGCACAAAAATCGGCTTATCGCGGCTTACTAACGCGACACCGTAATGGCTCTTCTGACCAAAATATTCCACATGCCAACCCAGTGATTCGACATCAGCCAGCGGAAATTTTTCGTCATCGACTTTGATTTCCTGCAACCCCATCACATCCGGATCAAGTTCTTCCCGAATCGCTTCCAATTGATGCTGACGCGCACGGATGCCGTTGATATTAAAACTGATGATTCTGGCCACAACCTATTCCTCAAAAAATCACGCGATGCAAAATCGCCGAACGAACAACCTTCGCATTTGAGCGCGATATTGTAGCTGATCTGATATTACAAAGGCAGATAGATCTCGCCGACAAGATATGTCACGCAGGTACCGCGTAAGAGCACTCTATCAACATTCAATTGGCCTTCAACATAGCCACCACGGGGTGATACCTGTTTTGCCGTGAATTGCGTCTTGCGGGTGATATCGGCCCAATACGGTATCAACTGGCAAAACGCAGAGCCGGTTACCGGATCTTCATCAATGCCGAGTTTAGGGGCAAACATGCGAGTCACAAAGTCGTAAGTATCGGATGCAGCAGTTACGATAACGCCACGGGCATCAAGATTTCGCAATCGAGCCATGTCTGGTGTCAGTAGTGACACATCAGATTCCTCATCAAAGACAACAATATAATCTGTCGCCTTCAGGCACTGCAGCGGTGCCGCTCCAAATGCTTTCACGATATCGACAGGGATTTCACAAGGCTCGGGCATCAGTGCTGGTAGATCCATTTCCAGCGTATGCCCTCTGCGTGCGACTTGAAGCTCACCTGATCGAGACCGAAAAGTAATCACATCCTCTTTAACACCCGCATGCATAAATAGCGCATGTGCGGATGCTAGCGTCGCATGGCCGCATAAATCCACTTCATGTAGCGGCGTAAACCAGCGGATTTCAAAGTGTGTTGATTGCTTCACCACAAATGCCGTTTCCGACAAGTTGTTTTCGGCGGCAATCAATTGCATAACGGGATCATCCAACCAGCTATCCAGTATGCAAACTGCAGCGGGATTACCTTCAAATGCACGCCCGGCAAACGCATCAACCTGATACATTTTGACATTCATAGACTTCGTCCTTAACTCTGCAGTCCCTGCTGCATCCATTCTAATGCGTTAGCGAGCCAGTCGCCTGCGATGCATATTTGACAGCCATATCCCGATAACACGTTGATATTGACAGCGCACGACACAGCGACAAGCATTTTTAACAGATTTCCCTGTTAGGTACCAGCAAGGCCTTGAAGCAAAGACGCAAAGAAACAGCGCCAAAAAGGCAATTTTCATCTCCTTTGCTAGACTCAATACCGGCTTTAGTTACTCGACTTCCGAAATGCCTCTGGTGAGGCTACTGGGCCAACGCAGATCAGCAATCAACGGATGATACTATGAAACACAACGTTTTTTCGGAATCGGTTTTTCAAAGGATCAGGATACTGTTAGAAAAACATGTAAAAGCTTATTCCTTATTAGCAATGGCGCTAACAGTAAGCGGTCATAGTTTGGCTGAAGACCAGACACCATCCTCCCAAGCTTCAACACCCACTAATCAATACAGTAACTTTGCTCCGCATGACGACTATATCTACATCGGCGGTAAGGTCGGCTGGACAAATTTCGCGGAAGCATGTGGTAACGGCAGCATTGACTGCAGCCAAAACTCCATTGCCGGTGGCGCCTTTGTGGGGTATCAGTGGCTCAGAAATTTCGGCGTCGAGTTTGGTTACGATAACTTTGGTCAAGCAACCGCCTACTACGAAGAAAGCGGTGTTTTGCAAAAGTACAAAGGCAATATCTACGGTTTCGAACTTACCGGCAAGGCGAACTTCCCCATTGCTAACAGCATCGACATGTTCTTTAAAGCCGGGACACTATTCTTCATTGCAGAAGTCACCGGTGGCGGGCGAAAAAACCAGGATCAAGGTTTCGCACCCACCGTTGGCGGCGGCTTTGAGTTTGAAGCCAATGACGTGGTCGACTTCCGGCTCGAATACCAATACTTCGATAGATTAGGAACACAAGACGTTGGCGGTTCAAAAGCACATCTGACATCCCTGGGTATTCTGTTTAATTTCGGCGGCAACCATGTCAAACCTTCAAAAACGCCACCGCCACCTCAACCGCTGGTCGCCAATGTGAACTTCGGTTTCGATAGCACCGTTATCGAAAACCCTGCTGCCCTCAACAATATCATCCAAACACTCAAACAAGATAAACACGGTACAGTGGTTATCCAAGGTTATACCGATGCTATCGGCCCTGATGAATACAACCTAAAGCTGTCACTCGAACGCGCCAATAAAGTCGCATCACACTTTATTAAAGAAGGGATCGAAGAACACCAGATCGTATTGCACGGGTTCGGGAAAACAGACCCGGTGGCCAGTAACAAAACACCTGAAGGTCGACAAAGAAACCGCCACGTTGTGGTGATTTTCGAGATGCCCAAAGCCGATAGTACGCAACNGACACAACCGACNCNACNGACACAACCGACACAACCGACACAACCGAATAAGCATCCATCAACGGGAATTATTCAATCAAATATTATATCGGCTAAAGGAAGGCAGACATGCGAACAAGACTTCTCATCATGAGCCT harbors:
- the hsaA_1 gene encoding Flavin-dependent monooxygenase, oxygenase subunit HsaA, encoding MTDQASQQAIESRRIADEIYGKIVELQPKMRERAQQTKRDRKVPDATINELKDTGFFLALQPKVYGGYEMLPQDFFRLHLAISEACMSTAWASGIIAVHAFQIALMAKKAQEDVWSTDIHTRVSSSYAPVGKVEIVDGGFKLSGRWGWSSGCQHCTWALLGAIVPGEGYRTFLVPIEDYEIIDTWKSMGLEGTGSNDIVVENAFVPDHRTHKQLDGFNLTNPGTAVNTSSLYQIPWAQVFVRVVCTPAIGACKDALRLYTETAQKKASMDPSKHASDPSTLERISTAENTIDEMECIMMRNFDSMMHAINNGKDIGIQNRAKYRYQASLVIDKSMEVIDSLFSMAGGSSVFLGADIQQRFLDIHTARAHVANNPTNFARNLGSLHLGLENQDFFI
- a CDS encoding Dodecin, which translates into the protein MKDHIYKVIEVVGSSTNSSDEAIQNAIHTASKSLDHLDWFEVAETRGHIVEGLVAHWQVRIRIGFRLENND
- the xthA gene encoding Exodeoxyribonuclease III, with product MARIISFNINGIRARQHQLEAIREELDPDVMGLQEIKVDDEKFPLADVESLGWHVEYFGQKSHYGVALVSRDKPIFVQKGYPWADDDAQKRMIHARYILGGRTVDVINGYFPQGENRKHETKFPAKETFYADLNRYLSEDLADAEHIVVMGDMNISPEDIDIGIGEPNRKRWLQQGKCSFLPEEREWYGALLDQNLADTYRQHFPEDNTRFSWFDYRSRGFNDEPKRGLRIDHILVTPELLAACSDVGISYDIRGMEKPSDHAPIWADFAD
- the yddE gene encoding putative isomerase YddE; amino-acid sequence: MNVKMYQVDAFAGRAFEGNPAAVCILDSWLDDPVMQLIAAENNLSETAFVVKQSTHFEIRWFTPLHEVDLCGHATLASAHALFMHAGVKEDVITFRSRSGELQVARRGHTLEMDLPALMPEPCEIPVDIVKAFGAAPLQCLKATDYIVVFDEESDVSLLTPDMARLRNLDARGVIVTAASDTYDFVTRMFAPKLGIDEDPVTGSAFCQLIPYWADITRKTQFTAKQVSPRGGYVEGQLNVDRVLLRGTCVTYLVGEIYLPL
- the ompA gene encoding Outer membrane protein A; its protein translation is MKHNVFSESVFQRIRILLEKHVKAYSLLAMALTVSGHSLAEDQTPSSQASTPTNQYSNFAPHDDYIYIGGKVGWTNFAEACGNGSIDCSQNSIAGGAFVGYQWLRNFGVEFGYDNFGQATAYYEESGVLQKYKGNIYGFELTGKANFPIANSIDMFFKAGTLFFIAEVTGGGRKNQDQGFAPTVGGGFEFEANDVVDFRLEYQYFDRLGTQDVGGSKAHLTSLGILFNFGGNHVKPSKTPPPPQPLVANVNFGFDSTVIENPAALNNIIQTLKQDKHGTVVIQGYTDAIGPDEYNLKLSLERANKVASHFIKEGIEEHQIVLHGFGKTDPVASNKTPEGRQRNRHVVVIFEMPKADSTQXTQPTXXTQPTQPTQPNKHPSTGIIQSNIISAKGRQTCEQDFSS